The Cutaneotrichosporon cavernicola HIS019 DNA, chromosome: 3 region GGCGAGGGCACGTGCGTGACAGACCGCACGGAGAgcgtcgacaagctcctGGCACCGATCGGGCCAGCCGACGTCATCGAATTCAAGTGCATCGGCCTAAACTACCGCAAGCACAGTGAGTCTGCGTCGAGCAAAAGTCAGGCTTATCCAAGTCATCGAGGCCGGccgctccctccctcctttCCCGTCCCTGTTCATCAAACCCGGTACCGCCCATGCCGAGTATGGCCAGCCTGTTCCCATCCCCAAGTGCGCGCAGGAAGGAGAGGCCGACTATGAGGGCGAGCTGTGTGTCGTCATcggccgcgacgccaaggacgtTAGCAAGGAGGACGCCCTCAGTTACGTTGCGGGGTACACggccggcgacgacgtcagCACGCGCAAGTGGCAGCGCCTCAAGGAACGCGCTGGGGGAGTGCCGCAGTGGTGCTTCTCAAAGGTGAGTGCAGCGCAGGTGCGAGGACACTGACACACAGGGCTTTGACAACTTTGCCCCCCTGGGCCCCGTCCTCGTATCCCCAGAGCTGATCGCCAACCCAGCGGCGCTCCGCCTCAAGACCAGCGTGAATGGCGAGTTGCGGCAGGACACGTCTGTGGCTGACCTCGTGTTTGATGTGAGTTTCCACTGCAAGCGGCTCGGACATTGGGAATGCTCCTCTCCGCAAGAAATCACACACGCCCCACCCCAGACTGACCCCAGGTTCCCACCATCATCTCGTTCCTCTCGCAAGGCACTACGTTGCGGCGCGGCACAGTCATCATGACTGGCACACCTGGCGGCGTAGGGTGCGCAGGACCCGAGGAAAAGTGGAGACCGCTGAAGGATGGGGACGAGGTGCAAGTGTGGGTTGAGGGCGTGGGCACTCTTCGCCATGGGATCACATACGAGTAGTGTCTGTATGGATGAGTGATGGCAGCCGTGCTATGTAGCCAGCATCACCGGTGGTTGCCACACTATGGGCCTGCGAATAGTCTTACCAAGAGGCCAGAGGCCGCTCCACCGCTGTTTGGGTTCATGAGAACCAGCCTACTGGGGTGCCAGCGTCGAGTACATGGACACAGTCAACAAGAGTCTCTCCTGGCTAAAAGGAGGGGTATATAACACTTCTATAGGTGTTTGGTTCCATCAACTGAGTCGAATCTGTATGGGAAGCGGGGCCAAATGGTGCCCCAAACAGTAACCTCGTTCTTGCCATTCTTCTTCTCATCGACAACAACAGCATCCCCAGGACAT contains the following coding sequences:
- a CDS encoding uncharacterized protein (Fumarylacetoacetate (FAA) hydrolase family): MTLSRPTWKRLIRFTPPNSTAVLYGEPVVGDDSDVGRLADAGRLTARVVEPGPQGVLGEGTCVTDRTESVDKLLAPIGPADVIEFKCIGLNYRKHIIEAGRSLPPFPSLFIKPGTAHAEYGQPVPIPKCAQEGEADYEGELCVVIGRDAKDVSKEDALSYVAGYTAGDDVSTRKWQRLKERAGGVPQWCFSKGFDNFAPLGPVLVSPELIANPAALRLKTSVNGELRQDTSVADLVFDVPTIISFLSQGTTLRRGTVIMTGTPGGVGCAGPEEKWRPLKDGDEVQVWVEGVGTLRHGITYE